The following coding sequences lie in one Lysobacter capsici genomic window:
- the nusA gene encoding transcription termination factor NusA, whose translation MSKELLLVVDAVANEKGVPREVIFEAIEAALASAAKKRYHDEDVLVRVSIDQKDGNYETFRRMEVVADDVVMESPDRQIRLMDAIDEVEGVEVGDYIEEQIENPDFGRIAAQAAKQVIVQRVREAERAQVVDGWKDRVGELVTGIVKRVERGNIYVDLGGNAEAIIPKDKGIPRDVLRAGDRVRGFLFDVRTEPRGPQLFISRAAPEFMMELFKLEVPEVGQGLVSIKACARDPGDRAKIAVLAHDNRTDPIGACIGMRGSRVQAVSNELNGERVDIVLWSDNPAQFVINAMAPAEVQSIIVDEEKHSMDLAVAEDRLAQAIGKGGQNVRLASRLSGWQLNVMTQDQVTAKSEAEQNSARQLFQDKLEVDEEIAGILVSEGFSTVEEIAYVPVGELLAVEGFDEDIVEELRARARDALLNEALAAEEELDEHQPAADLLSLDGMDEALAFTLAARGVVTRDDLADLATDELTDIEGVDEERAAALIMEARKHWFE comes from the coding sequence ATGAGCAAGGAACTGTTGCTGGTGGTGGATGCGGTCGCCAACGAAAAGGGCGTGCCGCGCGAGGTCATCTTCGAAGCCATCGAAGCGGCGCTGGCGTCGGCCGCGAAGAAGCGCTACCACGACGAAGACGTGCTGGTGCGCGTGAGCATCGACCAGAAGGACGGCAACTACGAAACCTTCCGCCGCATGGAAGTCGTCGCCGACGACGTGGTCATGGAATCGCCGGACCGGCAGATCCGCCTGATGGACGCGATCGACGAAGTCGAGGGCGTGGAAGTCGGCGACTACATCGAAGAGCAGATCGAAAACCCCGATTTCGGCCGTATCGCCGCGCAGGCCGCCAAGCAGGTGATCGTGCAGCGCGTACGCGAAGCCGAGCGCGCGCAGGTCGTCGACGGCTGGAAGGATCGCGTCGGCGAGCTGGTCACCGGTATCGTCAAGCGGGTGGAGCGCGGCAACATCTACGTCGACCTGGGCGGCAACGCCGAGGCGATCATCCCGAAGGACAAGGGCATTCCGCGCGACGTGCTGCGCGCCGGCGACCGCGTGCGCGGTTTCCTGTTCGACGTGCGCACCGAGCCGCGCGGCCCGCAGCTGTTCATCAGCCGCGCCGCCCCGGAATTCATGATGGAGCTGTTCAAGCTCGAAGTGCCGGAAGTCGGCCAGGGCCTGGTCTCGATCAAGGCCTGCGCGCGCGATCCGGGCGACCGCGCCAAGATCGCCGTGCTCGCGCACGACAACCGCACCGATCCGATCGGCGCCTGCATCGGCATGCGCGGTTCGCGCGTGCAGGCGGTGTCGAACGAACTCAACGGCGAGCGCGTCGATATCGTGCTGTGGTCGGACAATCCGGCCCAGTTCGTGATCAACGCGATGGCGCCGGCGGAAGTGCAGTCGATCATCGTCGATGAAGAAAAGCACTCGATGGACCTGGCCGTGGCCGAGGACCGTCTGGCCCAGGCGATCGGCAAGGGCGGGCAGAACGTGCGCCTGGCCAGCCGCCTGTCGGGCTGGCAGCTCAACGTGATGACCCAGGACCAGGTGACGGCGAAGTCGGAAGCCGAGCAGAATTCGGCCCGCCAGCTGTTCCAGGACAAGCTCGAGGTCGACGAGGAAATCGCCGGCATCCTGGTCTCGGAAGGCTTCAGCACGGTCGAGGAAATCGCCTACGTGCCGGTCGGCGAGCTGTTGGCGGTGGAGGGCTTCGACGAGGACATCGTCGAGGAACTGCGCGCCCGCGCCCGCGACGCCCTGCTCAACGAGGCGCTGGCCGCCGAGGAAGAGCTCGACGAGCACCAGCCGGCCGCCGACCTGTTGTCGCTGGACGGCATGGACGAGGCGCTGGCCTTCACCCTGGCGGCGCGCGGCGTGGTCACGCGCGACGACCTGGCCGATCTGGCGACCGACGAGTTGACCGATATCGAAGGCGTGGACGAGGAACGTGCCGCCGCCCTGATCATGGAAGCGCGCAAGCACTGGTTCGAATGA
- the rimP gene encoding ribosome maturation factor RimP — protein sequence MTDKATQIAALLAPTVESLGVELLGIEYLPAAGNATLRIYIDVPAAHVDAEGEQPRSVTIEECEAVSREVSAQLDVEDPISSNYTLEVSSPGIDRPLFTLEHYRRFVGETAKVTLKLPHENRRRLQGEIVAVEGEQVTFAIEGSPDGSHFTVPFSNIDKGRIVPDWAALGFAPSKGEPPPARADKPKPKARPGKNKPSKPGASRKK from the coding sequence GTGACGGACAAGGCAACGCAAATCGCCGCATTGCTGGCCCCGACGGTCGAGTCGCTGGGCGTGGAATTGCTCGGCATCGAATATCTGCCGGCGGCGGGCAACGCGACCCTGCGCATCTACATCGACGTGCCGGCCGCGCATGTCGACGCCGAAGGCGAGCAGCCGCGCTCGGTCACCATCGAGGAATGCGAAGCGGTCAGTCGCGAAGTGTCGGCCCAGCTCGACGTCGAAGACCCGATCAGCAGCAACTACACCCTAGAAGTCTCCTCGCCCGGCATCGACCGTCCGCTGTTCACGCTCGAGCACTACCGCCGCTTCGTCGGCGAGACCGCCAAGGTCACGCTGAAGCTGCCGCACGAAAACCGCCGCCGCCTGCAGGGCGAGATCGTCGCGGTGGAAGGCGAGCAGGTGACGTTCGCGATCGAAGGCTCGCCGGACGGCAGCCATTTCACCGTGCCGTTCAGCAATATCGACAAGGGCCGCATCGTGCCGGACTGGGCCGCATTGGGTTTCGCGCCGAGCAAGGGCGAACCGCCGCCTGCTCGCGCCGACAAGCCCAAGCCGAAGGCCCGGCCGGGCAAGAACAAGCCCTCGAAGCCGGGAGCTTCGCGAAAGAAATAA